The Impatiens glandulifera chromosome 3, dImpGla2.1, whole genome shotgun sequence genome contains a region encoding:
- the LOC124932445 gene encoding transmembrane protein 120 homolog yields MESEKFIADEVQTVIESAKALQDLAATSISRTAREEEVLRQRVFSLDTAFISLRSSIASSLEKGIISSEDAEKLEEKLCRASFTMTEGDAAAFLPIKSHGRFLRLFLGPINVSASQRDVKLKVKEEYNKFRDRTAFLFLVFPSLLLLLRSWVWNGCLPALPVQLYQAWLLFLYTGLALRENILRINGSDIRPWWIYHHYFAMAMSVISLTWEIEGEPRCAHKQKGVQHFLQWAIMQGVAMILQNRYQRQRLYTRIAMGKARRMDVVWGETAAVDGQLWLLAPILFMLQGFEAYVGVLLLKSAFVASSEWQVFICGILLIIMAVGNFVNTMHTLKGKSRVKAKMKRSKSKQELGR; encoded by the exons ATGGAATCGGAGAAGTTCATTGCCGACGAGGTTCAGACAGTAATCGAATCGGCGAAGGCGTTGCAAGACTTAGCCGCAACTTCCATTTCTAGAACAGCGCGAGAAGAAGAGGTTCTCCGTCAGCGAGTATTCTCTCTAGACACGGCCTTTATTAGTCTACGTTCATCGATTGCCTCATCTTTGGAGAAAGGAATCATATCTTCTGAAGATGCGGAAAAG CTGGAAGAAAAGCTGTGCAGAGCTAGTTTTACAATGACTGAAGGAGATGCAGCAGCATTTCTACCGATTAAATCCCATG GTCGATTTTTGCGACTATTTCTTGGTCCAATTAATGTTTCTGCCTCGCAAAGAGATGTCAAATTGAAAGTTAAAGAGGAGTACAACAAATTCAGA GATAGAACAGCATTTCTATTTCTTGTCTTCCCTTCACTTCTACTTTTGTTGAGGTCATGGGTTTGGAATGGATGCTTACCTGCATTACCAGTTCAGCTTTACCAG GCCTGGTTGCTGTTTCTGTACACAGGTTTGGCTTTGAGAGAGAACATACTTCGAATCAATGGAAGTGATATTCGACCATG GTGGATATACCATCATTATTTTGCCATGGCAATGTCAGTTATCAGCCTCACCTGGGAGATTGAAGGGGAACCAAGATGCGCTCATAAGCAG AAAGGGGTCCAACATTTTCTCCAATGGGCAATAATGCAAGGAGTTGCAATGATTCTACAAAACAGATATCAACGTCAAAGACTCTATACACGTATTGCTATGGGCAAG GCTAGGAGAATGGATGTTGTCTGGGGAGAAACAGCTGCTGTAGATGGCCAACTCTGGCTTTTGGCTCCTATTCTATTCATGTTGCAG GGGTTTGAAGCATATGTGGGAGTGCTGTTACTAAAATCAGCCTTTGTTGCCAGTTCTGAGTGGCAG GTATTTATATGTGGGATTCTTCTGATAATAATGGCGGTTGGAAATTTTGTGAACACAATGCACACACTTAAGGGGAAATCTCGAGTTAAAGCAAAAATGAAGAGAAGCAAGAGCAAACAAGAATTAGGTAGATAA
- the LOC124932444 gene encoding transmembrane protein 120 homolog — translation MASSVDEMESEKKFIAQEIRTLVDSAKTLQDLAAASISRAVREEELLRQRAHSLDTAFITSRSSIASSLEKRIISSDEAENLEEKLCRASFTMTEGDAAAFLPIKPHGRFLRLLLGPINVSASQRDVKLKVKGEYNKFRDTTAILFLVFPSLLLILRSWVWNGCLPALPVHLYLVWLLFLYTCLALRENILRVNGSDIRPWWIYHHYFAMATSVISLTWEIEREPRCAHKQRGVQYFLQWAILQGVAMLLQNRYQRKRLYTRIALGKARKMDVVWGETAAVDGQLWLLAPILFMLQGFKAYVGMLLLKSAFAAISDWQVFICGILLIIMAVGNFVNTIHTLKGKSRVKEKIKRSKSRQDLRACMAISTRVGSELFCRGSRVGNNNESISSS, via the exons ATGGCGTCCTCCGTCGACGAGATGGAATCGGAGAAGAAGTTCATTGCCCAAGAGATTCGGACACTCGTCGACTCTGCCAAGACGTTGCAAGATTTAGCCGCCGCTTCCATTTCCAGAGCAGTGCGAGAAGAAGAACTTCTCCGTCAGCGAGCACACTCTCTAGACACCGCCTTTATTACTTCACGCTCCTCGATTGCCTCCTCTTTGGAGAAACGAATCATATCTTCCGATGAAGCAGAAAAT ctGGAAGAAAAGCTGTGCAGAGCTAGCTTTACAATGACTGAAGGAGATGCAGCAGCATTTCTACCCATTAAACCCCATG GTCGATTTCTGCGACTACTTCTTGGTCCAATTAATGTTTCTGCCTCACAAAGAGATGTCAAATTGAAAGTTAAAGGGGAGTACAACAAGTTCAGA GATACAACAGCAATTCTATTTCTCGTCTTCCCTTCACTTCTACTTATCTTGAGGTCATGGGTTTGGAATGGATGCCTACCTGCATTACCAGTTCATCTTTATCTG GTCTGGTTGCTGTTTCTGTACACATGTTTGGCTTTGAGAGAGAACATACTTCGAGTCAATGGAAGTGATATTCGACCGTG GTGGATATACCATCATTATTTTGCAATGGCAACATCAGTTATAAGCCTGACCTGGGAGATAGAAAGGGAACCAAGATGTGCTCATAAGCAG AGAGGGGTCCAATATTTTCTTCAATGGGCAATCTTGCAAGGAGTTGCAATGCTTCTACAAAACAGATATCAACGGAAAAGACTCTATACACGAATTGCTTTGGGCAAG GCTAGGAAAATGGATGTTGTCTGGGGAGAAACAGCTGCTGTAGATGGTCAACTTTGGCTTTTGGCTCCTATTCTATTCATGTTGCAG GGGTTTAAAGCATATGTGGGAATGTTATTACTAAAATCAGCCTTTGCTGCCATTTCTGATTGGCAG GTATTTATATGTGGGATCCTTTTGATAATAATGGCTGTCGGGAACTTTGTGAACACGATACACACACTTAAAGGAAAATCTCgtgttaaagaaaaaataaagagaagcAAGAGCAGACAAGACTTGAGAGCATGCATGGCGATTTCCACTCGTGTAGGATCAGAGCTCTTCTGTCGGGGAAGTAGGGTAGGTAATAATAATGAATCTATATCCTCTTCTTAA
- the LOC124929687 gene encoding ABC transporter B family member 19-like translates to MPRQFSEPVHEEKGREINILRDENKKKIEKNEHEMEALPFHKLLSYADAFDWTLMGLGMLGSIVHGLAQPVGYLLLGKALNAFGNNINDTHAMVKALLKVVPYVWYMAIATLPAGILEIGCWMYTSERQVSRLRLTFLRAALSQEIGAFDTDLTAAKVITGMSNHMSVIQDAIGEKLGHFMASMATFFSGVLIAFICCWEVSLLALFIVPMILAIGATYTKTMNTISAAKMSFLADSTSIVEETISQIKTVFAFVGEISAIKSFSNCLESQLSLSKKEAFSKGIGTGLFQMVTFCSWALIVWVGAVVVVSKRATGGDVIAAVMSILFGAISLTYAAPDMQVFNQAKAAGFEVFQVINRKPLLIIYDKKGKILQNLRGDIDIHDVHFVYPSRPQKTILQGLSLSIPAGKVVAFVGSSGCGKSTILSLLLRLYDPLKGEIRIDNIDIKDFDLKFLRKNIGIVFQEPSLFSGTIMDNMKVGNADADDENIISVAKMANAHSFISQLPNKYSTDVGQRGVQLSGGQKQRIAIARAVLKDPPILLLDEATSALDSESEKLVQDALETAMRGRTVVLIAHRLSTIINADMIAVVENGQVTTTGTHRNLLESSPFYSNLFNMQNVVNVETNTRFVSTMDQETTTHDSLNLEGDHEQIYKHDHHAPVSFVEEKEHTRNGEAKIFFRIWFGLKKTEFVKIAFGSFAAAFSGISKPVFGYYIITIGVAYYNHDAKNKVGVFAVMFSCIGLLSLFSHSLQHYIFGVIGEKAMTNLRRSLYSSVLRNELAWFEKPENSVGSLTSRIMNDTSLVKTVIADRMSVIVQCVSSILIATTVSMYVNWRMGLVAWAVMPCHFIGGLIQAKSAKGFSSDFASSHSKMVAIASEATTNIKTVVSFCYEERVLEKAKASLDDPMRKCRIESIKYGVIQGVSLLLWNIAHAVALWYTAILVDRKQASFENGIRSYQIFSLTVPSITELWTLIPTVVSAVSVLTPAFETLDRQTDIEPDKPEGGDVEFVKGEIEFNNVYFNYPLRPEINILNGFNLEIAAGTRVALVGPSGAGKSSVFALLLRFYDPREGSIKIDEKNIRDYNLRKLRKHIGLVQQEPLLFSFSIKENICYGNEAVSEAEIIEAAKEANIHEFVSNLNDGYDTLVGEKGCQLSGGQKQRIAIARILLKKPAIMLLDEATSALDAESERAVIRALESTTISTRITVAHRLSTVVNSDSIVVMDNGFVVETGTHSSLVEAKDGLYSKFYRLQSFAHT, encoded by the exons ATGCCTCGACAATTCTCAGAGCCCGTTCACGAGGAAAAAGGCCGGGAGATCAACATACTTAGAGACGAGAACAAGAAAAAGATCGAGAAAAATGAACACGAGATGGAAGCTTTACCATTTCACAAGCTTTTGAGCTATGCGGATGCGTTTGATTGGACCTTGATGGGGCTCGGGATGCTGGGGTCTATTGTTCACGGCCTGGCTCAGCCCGTAGGTTATCTCTTGCTTGGCAAAGCCCTCAACGCTTTTGGTAACAATATCAACGACACTCATGCCATGGTTAAAGCTCTTCTTAAg GTTGTACCATATGTTTGGTACATGGCTATAGCGACACTTCCCGCAGGAATACTAG agatTGGATGCTGGATGTACACAAGTGAGAGGCAGGTATCACGTTTGAGACTCACATTCTTGAGGGCTGCCCTTAGCCAAGAGATTGGGGCATTCGACACCGATTTAACAGCCGCGAAAGTCATCACCGGTATGAGCAACCACATGAGTGTCATACAAGACGCCATCGGAGAAAAG TTGGGTCATTTCATGGCTAGCATGGCAACATTCTTCTCAGGAGTGTTGATTGCTTTCATATGCTGTTGGGAAGTTTCACTCTTAGCCTTATTTATTGTCCCCATGATTCTCGCCATTGGAGCTACTTATACCAAGACTATGAACACTATTTCTGCAGCAAAGATGTCGTTCCTAGCCGATTCCACGTCCATCGTAGAAGAG ACAATATCCCAAATTAAGACAGTGTTTGCATTTGTGGGTGAGATCTCAGCAATCAAATCTTTTTCCAATTGCTTGGAGAGTCAGTTGAGTTTGAGCAAGAAGGAAGCGTTTTCAAAAGGAATTGGAACCGGTTTGTTCCAAATGGTGACATTCTGTTCATGGGCGCTGATCGTATGGGTTGGAGCCGTAGTTGTTGTGTCCAAGAGAGCCACTGGAGGCGATGTCATTGCAGCAGTCATGAGCATCCTATTTGGAGCCAT ATCACTCACTTATGCTGCACCAGACATGCAAGTATTCAATCAGGCAAAAGCTGCAGGATTTGAGGTTTTTCAAGTGATCAATAGAAAACCTCTACTGATAATCTATGACAAAAAAGgaaagattcttcaaaatttacGAGGTGATATCGATATCCACGATGTTCACTTTGTTTACCCATCTCGCCCGCAGAAAACCATCCTTCAAGGATTGTCATTATCGATTCCTGCTGGAAAAGTTGTCGCCTTTGTAGGCAGCAGCGGGTGTGGGAAGAGTACCATTCTCTCCTTATTGCTTAGACTCTATGATCCCTTGAAAGGTGAAATTCGAATAGATAACATTGACATCAAGGATTTCGATCTAAAGTTTCTTAGGAAAAACATAGGAATAGTCTTCCAAGAACCGTCGCTTTTTTCCGGTACTATAATGGATAACATGAAGGTGGGAAATGCGGATGCTGATGACGAAAATATCATAAGTGTCGCAAAGATGGCAAATGCGCATTCGTTCATATCTCAATTGCCAAACAAGTACTCAACAGAT GTTGGCCAGAGAGGGGTGCAACTTTCAGGTGGTCAAAAACAGAGGATTGCGATAGCAAGAGCCGTTCTAAAGGATCCGCCAATTCTTTTGCTCGACGAGGCCACGAGCGCGCTTGATTCGGAGTCGGAGAAGCTCGTGCAAGATGCCCTCGAGACTGCAATGAGAGGAAGGACCGTTGTGTTAATAGCGCATAGATTATCCACCATAATCAACGCGGATATGATTGCGGTTGTTGAAAACGGACAAGTTACCACGACGGGAACTCATCGTAACTTGTTGGAATCTAGCCCTTTCTATAGCAACTTGTTCAACATGCAAAATGTCGTTAATGTAGAAACCAATACAAGGTTT GTTTCTACAATGGATCAAGAAACAACAACGCATGATTCTTTAAATCTTGAGGGAGATCATGAACAAATATACAAGCATGATCACCATGCACCGGTTTCATTCGTCGAAGAGAAGGAGCATACTCGAAACGGGGAAGCCAAAATATTCTTTAGGATTTGGTTTGGCTTGAAGAAAACCGAGTTTGTGAAGATCGCTTTCGGGTCATTCGCAGCAGCATTCTCCGGCATTTCGAAGCCCGTGTTTGGTTACTATATCATCACAATAGGCGTCGCTTACTACAATCACGACGCCAAGAATAAAGTTGGAGTGTTTGCGGTTATGTTTTCTTGTATAGGACTACTCTCCTTGTTTAGTCACTCATTGCAACATTACATCTTCGGTGTAATTGGGGAGAAGGCCATGACGAACCTTAGACGATCTCTATATTCATCGGTTTTGCGTAACGAATTGGCTTGGTTCGAGAAGCCCGAAAATAGTGTTGGCTCACTTACTTCCCGGATTATGAATGATACGTCTCTAGTTAAAACGGTCATAGCCGATCGAATGTCCGTGATTGTTCAATGTGTCTCGTCTATACTAATAGCAACCACGGTTAGCATGTATGTCAATTGGAGAATGGGTCTTGTAGCTTGGGCTGTTATGCCATGCCATTTCATTGGAGGTCTGATTCAAGCCAAGTCCGCTAAAGGTTTCTCGAGCGATTTCGCTTCTTCCCACTCGAAAATGGTCGCTATAGCCTCCGAAGCCACGACAAACATAAAGACGGTTGTGTCGTTTTGCTACGAAGAACGCGTGCTTGAGAAAGCCAAAGCGTCTTTAGATGATCCAATGAGGAAGTGTAGGATTGAGAGCATCAAATATGGTGTCATTCAAGGAGTGTCACTTTTGTTATGGaatatagctcatgcggttgcTCTTTGGTACACAGCAATTCTAGTTGATAGAAAACAAGCGAGTTTCGAGAATGGAATAAGATCTTATCAAATCTTTTCGTTAACCGTTCCTTCAATAACCGAGTTATGGACGCTTATCCCCACAGTTGTATCCGCGGTTAGTGTTTTAACTCCGGCATTCGAAACTCTAGACCGACAAACTGATATCGAACCGGACAAGCCCGAAGGAGGTGATGTTGAGTTCGTCAAAGGGGAGATTGAGTTTAATAATGTGTATTTCAACTACCCATTAAGACCGGAAATTAATATACTTAACGGTTTCAATCTAGAAATCGCGGCAGGCACTCGAGTGGCACTTGTCGGGCCGAGTGGTGCGGGGAAGTCGTCGGTATTTGCTTTACTACTAAGATTCTATGATCCTAGAGAAGGAAGTATAAAGATTGATGAGAAGAATATAAGAGATTATAATTTGAGAAAACTAAGGAAACACATTGGGCTAGTGCAACAAGAGCCACTTCTGTTTAGTTTCTCAATTAAAGAGAACATATGTTACGGGAACGAAGCTGTTTCGGAAGCCGAGATCATTGAGGCGGCGAAAGAGGCGAATATACACGAATTCGTGAGTAATCTCAACGATGGATACGACACATTAGTCGGGGAAAAAGGATGTCAACTTTCAGGAGGACAAAAACAAAGGATAGCCATAGCAAGGATTCTTTTAAAGAAACCGGCCATAATGCTCTTGGATGAAGCAACGAGCGCTCTCGACGCCGAGTCGGAAAGAGCCGTCATAAGGGCCTTGGAATCAACGACAATTAGTACTCGGATAACCGTAGCGCATCGATTGTCGACGGTTGTGAATTCAGATTCCATAGTCGTGATGGACAATGGTTTTGTTGTGGAGACCGGAACACATTCTTCGCTTGTGGAAGCAAAGGACGGTCTTTACTCCAAATTTTATCGCCTTCAAAGCTTTGCACACACATAA